From Acidimicrobiales bacterium, one genomic window encodes:
- a CDS encoding S-layer homology domain-containing protein has translation MSLSHLKCRTVIASAITLAVSFSAVVPASGAEAAPEQVLLAPFACGTEWQGTTYSGHGQGDLTLDLNRTSLVWPDPLHDLGQPILAQGDGVVVHVAQDGWNSGAGTYAEVDYGDVTAVYVHLVENSIAVEVGDVVTTGQLLGLLGNSGNIVSSTAEKLAHLHLAYWDSTGVENARAYQLSTQIPVRISGVDYVATASPRTPSAAFVSTNCEGETFTPPHPFTDVDTESFAYDDIALLYELAITQGTGTSSYSPHESVDREQMAAFLARIWRLLAPETPVPEGEYPFDDVDPDSFAYDDIHLIFELGITTGTGHATYSPDDEVSREQMAAFLNRLHELLDPPVAASPPNPDPDPFPDGPIYPFDDVAPSSFAYDDIARIHQLGITTGTSRSTYSPAEVVDREQMAAFLARVYRLLAPPVAD, from the coding sequence ATGTCGCTTTCGCATCTGAAATGCCGAACGGTGATCGCCTCGGCGATCACCCTCGCTGTGTCGTTCTCTGCCGTCGTTCCCGCATCCGGCGCCGAGGCGGCGCCCGAGCAGGTCCTGTTGGCCCCGTTCGCCTGCGGAACCGAATGGCAGGGAACCACCTACTCCGGGCACGGTCAGGGAGATCTCACGCTCGACCTGAACCGGACGAGCCTGGTCTGGCCCGACCCGCTCCACGATCTCGGCCAACCCATCCTCGCCCAGGGCGATGGTGTGGTCGTTCATGTCGCCCAGGATGGCTGGAACAGCGGCGCAGGCACCTACGCCGAGGTCGACTACGGCGACGTCACCGCGGTCTATGTGCACCTGGTCGAGAACTCGATCGCCGTCGAGGTGGGCGACGTCGTGACGACGGGACAACTGCTCGGCCTGTTGGGCAACAGCGGCAACATCGTGAGCAGCACGGCCGAGAAGCTCGCCCACCTGCACCTCGCCTACTGGGACAGCACCGGAGTGGAGAACGCCCGCGCCTACCAACTCAGCACCCAGATCCCGGTTCGGATCAGCGGTGTCGACTATGTGGCAACAGCAAGCCCGCGGACCCCCTCCGCCGCCTTCGTGTCGACCAACTGTGAGGGCGAGACGTTCACTCCGCCACATCCGTTCACCGATGTCGACACCGAATCGTTCGCCTACGACGACATCGCCCTCTTGTACGAGCTCGCGATCACCCAGGGAACCGGAACGTCGAGCTACTCCCCCCACGAATCGGTCGACCGCGAGCAGATGGCCGCATTCCTGGCCCGCATCTGGCGACTGCTCGCGCCCGAGACACCGGTCCCCGAGGGCGAGTATCCGTTCGACGACGTCGATCCCGACTCGTTCGCCTACGACGACATCCACCTGATCTTCGAGCTGGGCATCACGACCGGGACCGGCCATGCCACCTACTCCCCCGACGACGAGGTCAGCCGGGAACAGATGGCCGCGTTCTTGAACCGCCTCCACGAGTTGCTCGATCCGCCGGTGGCCGCCAGTCCACCGAACCCCGACCCCGATCCGTTCCCGGACGGGCCGATCTATCCCTTCGACGACGTCGCCCCCAGCTCGTTCGCCTACGACGACATCGCCCGGATCCATCAGCTCGGGATCACCACGGGGACGAGCCGGTCGACCTACTCCCCCGCCGAGGTGGTCGACCGCGAACAGATGGCCGCATTCCTCGCCCGCGTCTATCGCCTTCTCGCTCCGCCCGTCGCCGACTGA
- a CDS encoding M48 family metallopeptidase — protein sequence MTDRLRFPDISPTSWEHPTDRAALNALRRIPGFDLVLRKLVGMFGEKSIRLSFKANAVKVGESQYPWIHERLLRVCDTFDLHEIPELYVSQTPLVNAGAVGFDHPFIVLNSSTLEILDRDQVEAVIAHEVAHIMSGHAVYRTMLFILMRFALTRYPLAGVAVRPVLYGLLEWSRRAELSCDRAALLATQDPEIVMGALMRIAGGTRGEELDLEAFIAQSDEYRDDKDTLAGIYKVLAALGATHPFSVVRVAELRDWIDGGDYQALLDGDLRTPSTDDETSYTEDVGDAAAGYAAGARKLVDEVGAKVGSVAGRVSTAWRNERETSGEP from the coding sequence ATGACCGACCGCCTCCGGTTTCCCGACATCAGCCCGACCAGTTGGGAACACCCGACCGACCGCGCCGCGCTCAATGCGCTCCGACGCATCCCCGGTTTCGATCTGGTGTTGCGCAAGCTCGTCGGGATGTTCGGTGAGAAGTCGATCCGGCTGAGCTTCAAGGCCAACGCCGTCAAGGTCGGCGAGTCCCAGTATCCATGGATCCACGAGCGTCTCCTGCGAGTGTGCGACACGTTCGATCTCCACGAGATCCCCGAGCTCTACGTGTCGCAGACCCCGCTCGTCAATGCCGGAGCGGTCGGGTTCGACCACCCGTTCATCGTCCTCAACTCGTCGACGCTCGAGATTCTCGACCGCGACCAGGTCGAGGCGGTCATCGCCCACGAAGTCGCCCACATCATGAGCGGCCACGCCGTCTACCGGACGATGCTGTTCATCCTCATGCGCTTCGCACTGACCCGCTACCCGCTGGCGGGCGTGGCGGTCAGACCGGTGCTCTACGGCCTGCTCGAGTGGTCGCGCCGCGCCGAGCTGTCGTGCGACCGGGCCGCCCTGCTCGCCACACAGGACCCGGAGATCGTCATGGGTGCCCTGATGCGCATCGCCGGCGGCACCCGGGGCGAGGAGCTCGATCTCGAGGCGTTCATCGCCCAGAGCGACGAGTACCGAGACGACAAGGACACGCTTGCCGGCATCTACAAGGTGCTCGCCGCCCTCGGGGCGACGCACCCGTTCTCGGTGGTTCGCGTGGCCGAACTCCGCGACTGGATCGACGGCGGCGACTACCAGGCCCTTCTCGACGGCGACTTGCGCACCCCGTCGACCGACGACGAGACGTCCTACACCGAGGATGTGGGCGATGCCGCGGCGGGCTACGCCGCCGGCGCCCGCAAGCTGGTCGACGAGGTCGGCGCGAAGGTCGGCTCGGTCGCCGGCCGCGTCTCCACCGCGTGGCGCAACGAACGCGAGACGTCCGGCGAACCGTAG